A stretch of the Halorussus salinus genome encodes the following:
- a CDS encoding PRC-barrel domain containing protein, with the protein MAQFSDSDEGKPVMMGDDKVGMIQEVRGDTAYVNPDAGITDKIKASLDWGDSDEDTYPLDESRVDAVTDDEVRLRSDL; encoded by the coding sequence ATGGCACAATTCAGTGACAGCGACGAGGGCAAGCCCGTGATGATGGGCGACGACAAGGTAGGAATGATTCAGGAAGTCCGCGGCGACACGGCCTACGTCAACCCGGATGCGGGCATCACGGACAAGATCAAAGCCTCGCTCGACTGGGGCGACAGCGACGAGGACACCTACCCGCTCGACGAGAGTCGGGTAGACGCCGTCACCGACGACGAGGTCCGACTCCGAAGCGACCTGTAG
- a CDS encoding pyridoxal-phosphate-dependent aminotransferase family protein, translating to MREDFLLLNPGPVPVTREVRQAMSEPMVSHRSAEFEAVYERAQDALDHVFTGSTLDGESTASDGTSLVFNGTATMAMEAAVANLVGTLSGRGDDGKVVPLVNGKFGRRFKRIADRYASVDPVEATWGHSLDLDEVRETVDDETDVVTMVHNETSTGLLNPVEEVGEIAAEHDARFVVDGVTSIGGDEFRIDDWNVDVAVTDAQKCLAAPPGTSAMYATEEAQEAFDGDAAPFYEDLDWHLRKADSHQTPFTSAVPLFRGLAIAVEDIVEEGMPERIERHREQSKAFREAFTAMGLDLFAERNDATEYSNTLTAVSLPTHTREDPEAFFDAIEERGVSISGGQAHLGGEIFRVSNMGNLSSEQILRGIRTIGEAFEETGEDVDTEAGVEAAREVLR from the coding sequence ATGCGTGAGGACTTTCTCCTCCTGAATCCGGGGCCGGTTCCCGTGACCCGCGAGGTACGACAGGCGATGAGCGAACCCATGGTCTCGCACCGCTCCGCCGAGTTCGAGGCCGTTTACGAGCGCGCCCAAGACGCGCTCGACCACGTGTTCACCGGATCGACGCTCGACGGCGAATCGACCGCGAGCGACGGGACGAGTCTCGTCTTCAACGGCACGGCGACGATGGCGATGGAGGCCGCAGTGGCGAACCTCGTCGGAACCTTGAGCGGGCGCGGCGACGACGGCAAGGTCGTCCCGCTCGTCAACGGCAAGTTCGGGCGGCGCTTCAAGCGAATCGCCGACCGGTACGCCTCCGTGGACCCCGTGGAAGCGACGTGGGGCCACTCCCTCGACCTCGACGAAGTTCGGGAGACGGTGGACGATGAGACGGACGTGGTGACGATGGTCCACAACGAGACCAGCACGGGCCTGCTGAACCCGGTCGAGGAGGTCGGGGAAATCGCCGCGGAACACGACGCCCGCTTCGTCGTGGACGGCGTGACCTCCATCGGCGGCGACGAGTTCCGCATCGACGACTGGAACGTGGACGTGGCAGTCACCGACGCCCAGAAGTGTCTGGCGGCACCGCCGGGGACCTCCGCGATGTACGCGACCGAGGAGGCCCAAGAAGCGTTCGACGGCGACGCCGCGCCGTTCTACGAGGACTTAGACTGGCACCTCCGGAAGGCCGACTCCCACCAAACGCCGTTCACGAGCGCGGTCCCGCTGTTCCGCGGGCTGGCAATCGCCGTCGAGGATATCGTCGAGGAGGGCATGCCCGAGCGAATCGAGCGCCACCGCGAGCAGTCCAAAGCCTTCCGCGAGGCGTTCACCGCGATGGGGCTGGACCTCTTCGCCGAGCGCAACGACGCCACGGAGTACTCGAACACCCTGACGGCGGTGTCGCTCCCGACCCACACCCGCGAGGACCCCGAGGCCTTCTTCGACGCCATCGAGGAGCGCGGCGTCTCCATCTCGGGCGGACAGGCCCACCTCGGCGGGGAAATCTTCCGCGTGAGCAACATGGGCAACCTCTCCAGCGAGCAGATTCTCCGCGGGATTCGCACCATCGGCGAGGCCTTCGAGGAGACCGGCGAGGACGTGGACACTGAGGCTGGCGTCGAGGCGGCGCGCGAAGTTCTGCGGTAG
- a CDS encoding MFS transporter — protein MTTPRRDRIRLATVVFAVLLAQVLLYPGVPDLVAAVGATTALDASMWFLAAEFAAFVAFAGVWGAASDRLGRRTPLVAAGALGGAVGYVALAALPGALSLSFGEVLALRAVQGATTIGAFSLAMTMLMDLSGGHGKNMGAAGIAIGLGTAVGAPLGGQLYGVGPLVPLYAAGGLLVVAGLVALSIPDRAPSSASDASASDSSDADAEGRIRTALATLTDRPLLGLPYVFGFVDRFTAGFFALVGTVYFREAFGLDAAATGVMLGLFFTPFALLQYPFGLLSDRIGRTGPIVAGSALYGFAVVGVGLAPTVATAGIGMVVVGVIGALMAPATMALVSDLSPEEGRGTAMAGFNACGSIGFLAGILVGGTVADEFGFLAAFVAAGALEIAVAAVSIPTFLSIDPESASAFGG, from the coding sequence GTGACTACTCCAAGGCGCGACCGAATCCGACTGGCGACCGTCGTGTTCGCCGTCCTGCTGGCGCAGGTCCTCCTCTATCCGGGGGTCCCGGACCTCGTGGCGGCGGTCGGCGCGACCACGGCGCTCGACGCGAGCATGTGGTTTCTCGCCGCGGAGTTCGCGGCGTTCGTCGCGTTCGCGGGCGTCTGGGGCGCGGCCAGCGACCGACTCGGCCGCCGGACGCCGCTGGTCGCCGCGGGCGCGCTCGGCGGGGCGGTCGGCTACGTCGCGCTCGCCGCGCTCCCCGGCGCGCTCTCGCTGTCGTTCGGCGAGGTGCTGGCGCTCCGGGCGGTGCAGGGCGCGACCACCATCGGCGCGTTCTCGCTGGCGATGACGATGCTGATGGACCTATCCGGCGGCCACGGCAAGAACATGGGCGCGGCGGGCATCGCCATCGGTCTCGGCACCGCGGTCGGCGCACCCCTCGGCGGGCAACTCTACGGCGTCGGCCCGCTCGTCCCGCTCTACGCCGCCGGAGGTCTGCTCGTCGTCGCCGGACTGGTCGCGCTCTCGATACCCGACCGCGCGCCCTCGTCGGCCAGCGACGCGTCGGCCAGCGATAGCTCGGACGCCGACGCCGAGGGCCGGATTCGCACCGCGTTGGCGACCCTGACCGACCGGCCGCTCCTCGGACTCCCCTACGTCTTCGGGTTCGTGGACCGGTTCACCGCGGGCTTTTTCGCACTGGTCGGGACGGTCTACTTCCGGGAGGCGTTCGGTCTCGACGCCGCCGCGACGGGCGTCATGCTCGGACTGTTCTTCACGCCGTTCGCGCTTCTGCAGTATCCCTTCGGTCTCCTCTCGGACCGAATCGGCCGGACCGGTCCCATCGTCGCGGGGTCGGCGCTGTACGGCTTCGCCGTGGTGGGGGTCGGACTCGCCCCGACCGTGGCGACCGCAGGCATCGGGATGGTCGTCGTGGGCGTCATCGGCGCGCTGATGGCTCCGGCGACGATGGCGCTGGTCTCGGACCTCTCGCCCGAGGAGGGCCGCGGGACCGCGATGGCGGGGTTCAACGCCTGCGGGAGCATTGGCTTCCTCGCGGGCATCCTCGTCGGCGGGACCGTGGCCGACGAGTTCGGCTTCCTCGCGGCGTTCGTCGCGGCGGGTGCGCTGGAAATCGCCGTCGCCGCCGTGTCGATTCCAACGTTCCTCAGCATCGACCCCGAAAGCGCGAGCGCGTTCGGCGGGTAG
- a CDS encoding AbrB/MazE/SpoVT family DNA-binding domain-containing protein, producing MPKVDSKGRIVLPQDLRERLGLDPGTEVAVREEGGRAVVEPGESADEIICDLETRIEEAASRRERPRYDDLEGEARDHLETIRRQASGSGETGHDSDETASDTDDETPNGER from the coding sequence ATGCCGAAAGTGGACTCGAAAGGCCGTATCGTTCTGCCGCAGGACCTCCGCGAACGACTCGGACTCGACCCCGGAACCGAAGTGGCCGTGCGCGAGGAGGGCGGCCGCGCGGTCGTCGAACCCGGAGAGAGCGCCGACGAGATTATTTGCGACCTCGAAACCCGAATCGAGGAAGCGGCCTCGCGCCGGGAGCGTCCGCGCTACGACGACCTAGAGGGTGAGGCCCGCGACCACCTCGAAACGATTCGGCGGCAGGCAAGCGGTTCAGGGGAGACGGGACACGATTCGGACGAGACCGCGAGCGACACGGACGACGAGACGCCGAACGGGGAGCGATGA
- a CDS encoding type II toxin-antitoxin system VapC family toxin, which yields MSDGPYLFDVGVTALAHAGTPVSETPLSYVREAIAGEIDAVVPYPSLVGAHHVLTSVYGFSNEDASSLMQRFMDANRVHWYDEMREETVREGFQWAGDANIEGWDGYYARVAIEEGVETMLTLDDDFRRIEGISTEVVLTTDEFERLNRYLDHRT from the coding sequence ATGAGCGACGGCCCCTACCTGTTCGACGTTGGCGTCACCGCGCTCGCTCACGCGGGAACGCCTGTCAGTGAGACGCCGCTCTCGTACGTTCGGGAGGCTATCGCCGGAGAAATCGACGCGGTCGTCCCCTACCCGTCGCTCGTCGGTGCCCACCACGTCCTCACGTCGGTCTACGGATTCTCGAACGAGGATGCGTCGAGTCTCATGCAACGATTCATGGACGCCAATCGCGTTCACTGGTACGACGAGATGCGTGAAGAGACCGTTCGGGAAGGGTTCCAGTGGGCTGGCGATGCGAATATCGAGGGGTGGGACGGGTACTACGCCAGAGTCGCTATCGAGGAGGGCGTCGAGACGATGCTGACGCTGGACGACGACTTTCGGCGCATCGAGGGCATCTCGACCGAAGTCGTCCTCACGACCGACGAGTTCGAGCGATTGAACCGGTATCTGGACCACCGAACCTGA
- a CDS encoding S66 peptidase family protein produces the protein MSEFGEFVVPPALDRGDKVAIVAPGSNRATDYPHVYELGLERLREEFDLEPVEFPTATKDSDYLYDNPDERARDVMDAFEDPEISGVVTVIGGFDQVRILKHLNPEVLRENPTRFYGISDNTNLACYLWNLGIVSFYGGTLLTDLAMQGSMHDYTVEHLETAFFADDLDAFGDLRPADEFTDDDLDWGDPDTLDQHREMEPNPGWTFRGPETAVSGRTWGGCLEIVDMQLRTDRYLPAPEDLAGRILLLETSEELPSAMDVRQTLIGMGERGLLEQFAGLLVGRPKARNLFEDPGPEGRDEYREDQRETIAEVVGEYNPDAPVVFDVDFGHTAPSVPIPVGGRVEIDPESERISVGE, from the coding sequence ATGAGCGAGTTCGGCGAGTTCGTCGTCCCGCCCGCGCTGGACCGCGGCGACAAAGTAGCGATAGTCGCGCCCGGTTCCAACCGAGCGACCGACTACCCCCACGTCTACGAGTTGGGACTGGAGCGCCTCCGCGAGGAGTTCGACCTCGAACCCGTCGAGTTCCCGACCGCCACGAAGGACAGCGACTACCTCTACGACAACCCCGACGAGCGCGCCCGAGACGTGATGGACGCCTTCGAGGACCCCGAGATTTCGGGCGTCGTCACCGTCATCGGCGGGTTCGACCAAGTTCGCATCCTGAAGCACCTCAACCCCGAAGTCCTGCGGGAGAACCCGACCAGATTCTACGGCATCAGCGACAACACCAACCTCGCGTGCTACCTCTGGAACCTCGGCATCGTCTCCTTTTACGGCGGGACGCTGTTGACCGACCTCGCCATGCAGGGGTCGATGCACGACTACACGGTCGAGCATCTGGAGACGGCGTTCTTCGCCGACGACCTCGACGCCTTCGGCGACCTCCGCCCGGCCGACGAGTTCACCGACGACGACTTGGACTGGGGCGACCCCGACACCTTAGACCAACACCGCGAGATGGAGCCGAATCCGGGCTGGACCTTCCGCGGGCCGGAGACCGCGGTTTCGGGGCGGACGTGGGGCGGCTGTCTCGAAATCGTGGATATGCAGTTGCGGACCGACCGCTACCTGCCAGCACCCGAGGACTTGGCAGGGCGCATCCTCCTGTTGGAGACCTCCGAGGAGCTACCATCCGCGATGGACGTGCGCCAGACGCTCATCGGGATGGGCGAGCGCGGCCTGCTGGAGCAGTTCGCGGGTCTCCTCGTCGGCCGCCCGAAGGCCCGCAACCTCTTCGAGGACCCCGGCCCGGAGGGCCGCGACGAGTACCGCGAGGACCAACGCGAGACGATTGCGGAAGTCGTGGGCGAGTACAACCCGGACGCGCCGGTCGTTTTCGACGTTGACTTCGGCCACACCGCGCCGAGCGTCCCGATACCGGTCGGCGGGCGCGTCGAAATCGACCCCGAAAGCGAGCGGATTTCGGTCGGCGAGTAA
- a CDS encoding family 43 glycosylhydrolase, with translation MNRRELLASAGVAWFGTADSTPAETERSRESQRETYRNPVHDQIFPDPDVLRVGDTYYAYGTYHPWKPDAGPDRELIPILESPNLVDWEFVGPAFEEKPPWSRYRGLWAPGVGRLDGRTLLYYSDADFRADDPGVGVATASDPTGPFEPRGGLLRSEEVGVPNSIDPMLFVRGDDEPYLFWGSKRGIYGVRLTADGLAVAGETFRIAGDGVEAPYVVERGGYYYFFGSRGTCCRGAESTYHLVVGRAEELRGPYRNRSGAPLTDAGATGTTILHSGDRFVGPGHCAVVRDERGGWWLLYHAYVRGNAWVADTPRRVLMLDRIRWREGWPAVGENGTPSAVGRVPPVGKASPVGKASPVGE, from the coding sequence GTGAATCGGCGCGAACTCCTCGCCAGCGCGGGAGTCGCTTGGTTCGGAACAGCAGACTCCACCCCCGCCGAGACCGAACGCTCCCGAGAATCCCAACGAGAGACCTACCGCAACCCCGTCCACGACCAGATATTCCCGGACCCCGACGTGCTTCGCGTCGGCGACACCTACTACGCCTACGGCACCTACCACCCGTGGAAGCCCGACGCGGGTCCCGACCGCGAACTGATTCCGATTCTCGAATCGCCGAACCTCGTAGACTGGGAGTTCGTCGGCCCCGCGTTCGAGGAGAAACCGCCGTGGTCCCGGTACCGGGGTCTCTGGGCACCCGGCGTCGGCCGCCTCGACGGGCGGACGCTCCTCTACTACTCCGACGCCGACTTCCGGGCCGACGACCCCGGCGTCGGCGTCGCCACCGCCTCGGACCCGACCGGTCCCTTCGAGCCTCGGGGCGGCCTCCTCCGGAGCGAGGAGGTCGGCGTCCCCAACTCCATCGACCCGATGCTGTTCGTCCGCGGCGACGACGAACCGTACCTCTTCTGGGGGAGCAAGCGGGGCATCTACGGCGTCCGACTCACCGCCGACGGCCTCGCCGTGGCGGGCGAGACGTTCCGGATAGCGGGCGACGGCGTGGAAGCGCCCTACGTCGTGGAGCGCGGCGGCTACTACTACTTTTTCGGCTCGCGGGGGACCTGCTGTCGCGGCGCGGAGAGTACCTACCATCTCGTGGTCGGCCGCGCCGAGGAGCTACGCGGTCCGTATCGAAACCGGTCGGGCGCGCCCCTGACCGACGCGGGCGCAACCGGGACGACGATTCTCCACTCCGGCGACCGGTTCGTGGGGCCGGGCCACTGCGCGGTCGTCCGCGACGAGCGCGGCGGGTGGTGGCTCCTGTACCACGCCTACGTCCGGGGGAACGCGTGGGTCGCCGACACTCCTCGGCGGGTCCTGATGCTCGACCGGATTCGCTGGCGCGAGGGGTGGCCCGCGGTCGGCGAGAACGGCACGCCGAGCGCGGTCGGGAGGGTGCCGCCGGTCGGGAAGGCGTCGCCGGTCGGGAAGGCGTCGCCGGTCGGCGAGTGA
- a CDS encoding O-acetylhomoserine aminocarboxypropyltransferase/cysteine synthase family protein, with protein sequence MTDPEEAADQPRFSTRSLHAGHGADPATGARAPPIYQTTSYAFEDADHAADLYALEGDGDIYSRISNPTAEFLEKRLASLEGGAGAVATASGMAAFDALLLVLAEQGDNVVCSTDTYGGTTAYLSHNASKRGVEPRFVDTLDYEAYEEAADNSTAFVHVETVGNPSLVTPDFERVAEIAHDAGAPLVVDNTFATPYLCRPLDHGADVVWESTTKWLHGSGTTVGGVLVDGGSFDWEGHADRFPEIAGDNPAYHDTDFARDFPDAPLAAAARWRALRSLGNQQSPFDAWQTLQGLETLPLRMDRHCENAAILAEYLADHDEVAWVAYPGLESHETHENASEYLDGGYGGMIAFGLKAGFEAGKAFCENVELASFLANIGDAKTLVIHPASTTHAQLSRDEQESAGVSPDLVRLSVGIEDPADLLADVEQAIERATSPRPGETDDT encoded by the coding sequence ATGACTGACCCCGAGGAGGCGGCCGACCAGCCCCGCTTTTCGACCCGGAGCCTCCACGCTGGCCACGGAGCCGACCCCGCGACCGGGGCGCGCGCACCGCCCATCTATCAGACGACCTCCTACGCGTTCGAGGACGCCGACCACGCCGCGGACCTCTACGCGCTGGAGGGCGACGGCGACATCTACTCGCGCATCTCGAACCCCACCGCGGAGTTTCTGGAGAAGCGACTCGCCTCGCTGGAAGGCGGCGCGGGCGCTGTCGCCACCGCGAGCGGGATGGCCGCGTTCGACGCGTTGCTCCTCGTGCTGGCCGAGCAGGGCGACAACGTGGTCTGTTCGACCGACACCTACGGCGGGACCACTGCCTATCTCAGCCACAACGCGAGCAAGCGCGGGGTCGAACCCCGGTTCGTGGACACCCTCGACTACGAGGCATACGAGGAGGCCGCGGACAACTCGACCGCGTTCGTCCACGTCGAGACGGTCGGCAACCCCTCGCTGGTGACGCCCGACTTCGAGCGCGTGGCCGAAATTGCGCACGACGCCGGGGCACCGCTCGTGGTGGACAACACCTTCGCCACGCCCTATCTCTGCCGCCCGCTCGACCACGGCGCGGACGTAGTGTGGGAGTCCACGACGAAGTGGCTCCACGGGAGCGGGACCACCGTCGGGGGCGTCCTCGTGGACGGCGGGAGTTTCGACTGGGAGGGCCACGCCGACCGGTTCCCCGAAATCGCGGGCGACAACCCCGCCTACCACGACACCGACTTCGCGCGGGACTTCCCCGACGCGCCGCTGGCGGCCGCGGCGCGCTGGCGGGCGCTCCGGAGTTTGGGCAACCAGCAGTCGCCTTTCGACGCGTGGCAGACCCTGCAAGGGCTGGAAACCCTGCCGCTCCGGATGGACCGCCACTGCGAGAACGCCGCGATTCTGGCGGAGTACCTCGCGGACCACGACGAGGTAGCGTGGGTCGCGTATCCGGGCTTGGAGAGCCACGAGACCCACGAGAACGCCAGCGAGTATCTGGACGGCGGATACGGCGGGATGATAGCGTTCGGACTGAAAGCGGGCTTCGAGGCCGGGAAGGCCTTCTGCGAGAACGTCGAGTTGGCCAGCTTTCTGGCGAACATCGGCGACGCGAAGACGCTGGTCATCCACCCCGCCAGCACGACCCACGCACAGCTCTCGCGCGACGAACAGGAGTCGGCGGGCGTCTCGCCGGACCTCGTGCGCCTCTCGGTCGGCATCGAGGACCCCGCCGACCTGCTGGCCGACGTGGAGCAGGCCATCGAGAGAGCTACGTCCCCCCGACCCGGAGAGACAGACGACACATGA
- the metX gene encoding homoserine O-acetyltransferase MetX, translating to MNRTRDTADLGRFEFECGRSVPLEVAYETYGEYDGNNAVLVCHALTGSAHVTGPKRGDTDGQAAAWWSDVVGPGKAIDTRKYFVVCANVPGSCYGTTGPASEDPETGEAYGTDFPAVTVGDWTRAQAKLLDLLGVGPLHAVVGGSVGGMNVLEWAKRYPERVDRVAPIATAARLDPQMLAIDSIARRAITTDPNWNGGDYHGTDDEGDRRPKPTDGLAVARQLGHVGYLSKDSMDRKFGRRSAGRAAMAEAFAPDDPAGDFFPYREVESYLDYQAEKFVERFDATSYLYLTRAMDHYDLSSGYDSDADALAGFSGEALVVSFTGDWHFTVEQADLLAEAFETAGIDAAHHVVESDHGHDAFLVEPEEVGPPLRDFLDAGVEGRAVSDADEREFAPVHASLFGK from the coding sequence ATGAACCGGACCCGCGACACCGCCGACCTCGGACGCTTCGAGTTCGAGTGCGGTCGGTCGGTCCCCCTCGAAGTCGCCTACGAGACCTACGGCGAGTACGACGGGAACAACGCCGTACTCGTCTGTCACGCCCTGACCGGAAGCGCGCACGTTACCGGCCCGAAGCGCGGCGACACCGACGGACAGGCCGCGGCGTGGTGGAGCGACGTGGTGGGGCCGGGGAAGGCCATCGACACTCGGAAGTACTTCGTCGTCTGCGCGAACGTGCCGGGGTCCTGTTACGGGACGACCGGTCCGGCCAGCGAGGACCCCGAGACCGGCGAGGCGTACGGCACCGACTTCCCGGCCGTGACGGTCGGCGACTGGACGCGAGCGCAGGCGAAACTCTTGGACCTCCTCGGGGTCGGCCCGCTCCACGCCGTCGTCGGCGGGAGCGTCGGCGGCATGAACGTCTTGGAGTGGGCCAAGCGCTACCCCGAGCGCGTCGATAGGGTGGCCCCGATAGCCACCGCGGCGCGGCTCGACCCCCAGATGCTCGCCATCGACAGCATCGCGCGGCGAGCCATCACGACCGACCCGAACTGGAACGGCGGCGACTACCACGGCACCGACGACGAGGGCGACCGACGGCCGAAACCCACAGACGGCCTCGCGGTCGCCCGCCAGTTGGGCCACGTCGGCTACCTCTCGAAGGACTCGATGGACCGGAAGTTCGGCCGCCGGTCGGCGGGCCGGGCCGCGATGGCAGAGGCCTTCGCGCCCGACGACCCCGCGGGCGACTTCTTCCCCTACCGGGAGGTCGAGTCGTACCTCGACTATCAGGCCGAGAAGTTCGTGGAACGCTTCGACGCGACCAGCTACCTCTACCTGACGCGGGCGATGGACCACTACGACCTCTCGTCGGGCTACGACTCGGACGCCGACGCGCTCGCCGGGTTCTCGGGCGAGGCGCTGGTCGTCAGTTTCACCGGCGACTGGCACTTCACGGTCGAACAAGCCGACCTCCTCGCGGAGGCCTTCGAGACGGCGGGCATCGACGCGGCCCACCACGTCGTGGAGAGCGACCACGGCCACGACGCCTTCCTCGTGGAACCCGAGGAGGTCGGGCCGCCGCTCCGGGACTTCCTCGACGCGGGCGTCGAGGGCCGGGCGGTCAGCGACGCCGACGAGCGGGAGTTCGCGCCGGTCCACGCGAGCCTCTTCGGAAAGTGA